Below is a genomic region from Gemmobacter sp. 24YEA27.
AATGCCAGTAGGAACAGGGGTGATCGGGCGCGAGGCCGACATATTCATCAAGGTTGAAACTGGTGACCCCGGCAAAACTGAGCCCCGCCCCGCGGTGGTCCCGGATCAGGCGCGCATAAACCGCCTCCATCGTGCCACCGGTCGCAAGGCCCAGCACCGTTTCGGGCCTGTCGCGCAGCCGTTCGGCGATCAGCCCCGCCGCGCGCTCGGTCGCCGCGCCCGCATCGGGAAGGATCAGAACCTTCATGCCGGTCTCCTCAGCCCGTTACAGGGGTTTCCAGGCGATGGCGTCGATCTCGATCTTCGCATCGACCATCAGCCGCGATTCCACGGTTGAACGCGCCGGCGGGTGGTCGATGAAATGCTTCTCGAACACCGCGTTAAAACTGGTGAAATCGCGCGGATCTTCCAGCCAGCAGGTGACCTTGATCACATCCTCCAGCCCGCAACCGGCGAGTTTCAGCACCGCTTTCAGGTTTTCGATCACCGCCTCGGTCTGGGCGATGATGCCACCCTGGACGACCTCGCCATCGATTGTGGGGACCTGGCCCGAGACATGAACATAGTCCCCGGCCCGGACGGCGCGGGCAAAGGGGCGGCGGCTGCCGCCGGCCTGAGGATCGGCGATATCATAGCGGATGAGTCGAGGATCGGCCATTTCAGCCCTGCCATTGGAAATACTTTTCATATAAATCGGTAGTTTCAGCGAATCTTCAAGCATGAATCGCGAGTCTTGGGTGGCCATGTGAAACTGGATTTCATGAATTCAGTCCGGGGCTGGACACTTGCACTTCGCCGCCGGCCCTTGGGTGGATTGCCCTGATAAATTACACGGGGACAGATGGAAATTCGCCCCAGACCTTGCCTGACGCCAGCCTGTCCGGCCGAAAAGGGACATCATGATCCTCACCCCCTCATTCTCCGGCCACGCCTGGCCGCCGGCGCGGATCTGATGCTCATCGGGAGCCGCAGCGCGCTTCTGCAATCGGTGGCGCCCCATTCCGGCACCGCGCTGAGCCTCGTGACCAATCGCGGCATGCTCGGGGCTTATTGAGCGGCCTCCTGGCCTGGCTCAACCTGACCGACCGCTTTCTCGATCAGCTCTCCGGCGGTCAGCGGCAACGTGCCTTTATGGCGAAGGTTCTGGCCCAGAAGACCGATTACACCCTTCTGGATGAGCCGCTGAACAATCTGGATGTGAAGAATGCCCGCGCCATGATGCTGGCCTTGCGAACGGCGGTCAGGGCGCTGAACAAGACTGTCGTGATGGTGCTGCATGACATCAATTGCGCCTCGGTTTGTTCCGACCGGTTCATCGCGATGCAGGCCGGACACGTAATCCGCGAAGGCAGCGCAGGTAAGATCCACGATAAGGAGATTGAGGCGCTCGATATCGAAAACCGCCGATTTGCCGTCTATTATGGCGCGTTGCTTTCGCATTGCGGCGCAGTTTCGCCTATGATTGGCCAGCCCTTACCCGTCTGGCGGGTGTGCCGGTGACAGACAACCCGGACATCTTCCTGACCAAAGACCAGGGCGCCGCGCTGTTCGAGGATGCCGAACTGCCCTTACCTTTGAAACAGGGGCGGATGATCCCGCCTTTTTCCTTTGTCCTGGCCATAAATGGCGCGGTCGGCACAGGTCCTGTCGCAGAGGTTCTTGGTCTCGGCCCGGTTCACCAGGTCCTCGACCGCAGGCGGCTGATACTCCGTGAAGAGGTTCAGTCCCGCATAGCTCGCGATGGTTTTATTGACCATGGCATCCATGTGGCCACTGGCCTTTGCCGCCTTGACCGAGCCGCCAAAGGTAAAGGCGCTGCCCTCCGGCTGTGCTGCGCCTCGATGGCCAGCACGCCGCCGAGAGGGGTTCCAGAATCCATGGCGCGCCAGCTGTCGGTGCCGGCGCCGTTCACTTTGAACCTGCATTGCGAGCAGCGCGTGCGCAAATTGCCGCCCTTCCGGCCCGGGATGCCGGTAAAGCTCTGGTCACCTCAGAGAAGCCCGAAAGAGCCCGACAGACCCTCGACCGGTTCAGGCCGCGCCTGGACATAAAGGCCAATTTTTCTGGCTTTTTTTGGCCACCGGGCCGAAGGTCAGATCGCCACAGGTGCTGTCCGTGTCGTATCAGTCGACCTAGGGTCAGGACCCATTGATTGTGCTGCTGTTCGGTGATTCAGAAGGTGTCAGGAGCCCCTTCTGATGAGCAATCTATTCTGGCTGACTGACGCGCAGATTGCGCGGCTCGAGCCGTTTTCCCCAAGAGCCATGGCCGTCCACGCTTCGATGATCGCCGAGTCTTGAGCGGCATAATCTTCATCAATCGCAATGGGTTGCGCTGGTGTGATGCCCCTCTCGAGTATGGTCCACCAAAGACGCTCTACAACCGCTGGAAGCGCTGGAGCCGGATGGGGGTGTTCACCCGAATAATGCACGGTCTGGCATCGGAGGCTGCCGACGAGAAGACCATCATGATTGATGCGACATACCTGAAAGCTCATCGCACGGCCTCCAGCCTGCGGGTGAAAAAGGGGGCGTGGTCGCCTGATCGGTCGCACGAAGGGTGGTATGAATACCAAGCTTCACGCCGTTGCCGATGCCCAAGGCCGCCCGATCAGCCTGTTTGTCACAGCCGGTCCGGTCAGCGACTACAGCGGAGCCGCTGCTCTGCTACGCAGCTTTCCAAAGGCAGAGTGGATGCTGGCGGATCGGGGATACGATGCCGACTGGTTCAGAGATGCGTTGAAAGACAAAGGCATAAGCGCCTGCATCCCGGGGCGGAAAACCCGCAAGAAGAAAGTTCGATACGACAAGCGCCGCTACAAACGCCGCAACCGCATCGAGATCATGTTCGGCAGGCTCAAGGACTGGCGACGAGTTGCAACCCGATACGACAGGTGCCCCATTGTCTTCCTATCGGCCATAGCCCTCGCCGCAACCGTCCTCTTCTGGCTCTAAAGTTAATGAGTCTGGAGCCTAGGCGGTGATCGTATTCGTATCCGACAGGTGGAAGCGGTTTTCTGCCCGCGCCGAGATGGTCTGGTGCTGCGTGTTCTGACGGCGCAAGGGCTGCGGCGTACCTGATCCGGGTCGAAGGTGAAATTCGAACGCCGGGGCCGCAGCGCGGCAGGACAGCTCGAACCGGTGACCTTCGGGGGGCTTATCGGCCAGTTCTACTGGTGCCGGTTTTGTCATCCTTGCCCTGATTGCGTTTGTCTTAAAGCAACCATTCGAAGCCGATATCGTGGCCGGAAAGGGTTCCGGTTTCAGCAGCAGCACTTCCATACGGAAGATCCCGTGATGTCGCGTCGGGATCAGGCGCGGCCTGTTCAGCGCCCGCTCCGCCGCGATCACCTTTTGTGCCGTTCCGTTCCGGGTCGGACCGCACCGCGCCCGTTCAGCGCATGCTCGACCGTGCCTGTGCCAGCCGCCCAGGCGCGGCTATCTCGCGAAAAGTTGGTTTGCGCAGAATCCGGGCCTGGTTCGGTCACCAAGGGCCGTGGTCCGGGCGGTGAGGCAAGCTGTTCACCGCCCGGCGTGAGTGTTGGTTAAAGACTGCGCTCAGGTCGCTTTATGCGGCGACGGGCCGTCGAATTTGATTTTGTAGTGATCGGCATATTCCGCGCGCAGCTGATCCCATTCGCCATTGTCGCGCGCCGCGAGATAAGGTGCCGGATATTCCCAGCCCTCGGGGCGGTCGACCCCGGCCCAGGCCTTGTCGACATCCAGCGGGAAAACCTCGGCCTGCGGGTCCCAGTCATCGGGATGCAGAACCTTAGAAATCTTGCGGTAGTCAAAGGGATCAAGGCCGTTCGTATCGACATAGCGTTCGATATAAGTTTCGACATTCTCCGCCGTCACCGTCAGCGAGCGCCAGTTCAGCAGCCGCTCGGACGCGCGCGGCACCCAGCCGTGGCTGACATCATAGATGCGCCCGGTCAGGATCGCCGCCGCATAGGCGGGGCTGTTGCCCGAAGTCGCCAGCTGCTTGCCGTCGCGGATCGCCTGGGCGCCAAGACTGGTGCCATCGGCACCGACCACGAGGATATCCTCGCCCGGGCGCAGACCGGCGGCCTGGATCGCCGCAATGGCGCCCTGTGCCACGTCGTCATTCTGCGCCACGACGCCTTTCAGGCCGGGGTGGCGCGTCAGGAGGTCTTCGGTGGCCTTCAGCGAATCTTCGCGGTTCCATTTGCCCGGCAGCGTGTCGACCAGCCTTGTCTTCGGGAAATCGCGGAACGCGTCGTCCCGCCCGCGCGAGCGTTGCAGATCGGTCAGATTGCCATTGGTGCCGGTCACGCCGACGATATCACCGCCACCGAATTTTTCGGTCACAGCCGCCAGCAGTTTCGCGGTCACCGCGCGATGGGCCTCGAATTCCTCGGGCACGGTGTAAAGCGTCCAGTAATCCGAGGCTTCGAACGGGGTGAACCAGGGCAGGCTGTCCCAGACATTGGCGACCCAGACCTTGTTTTCTTGGGCCAGCCGGCTCACGCCCCGGATGGTGCCGCCATCGGCCAGGTTGAAGATCCCGGCCTGCACACCCGAGGTTACCTGTTGTTCGAACTGGTTGAACTGGCGTTCGCCGTCGAACTGGCTGTCGAGCCCGGTATACGAGAAATCCAGCGCTTTGGTCGCAGATTCAAAGGCGCCATTCAGGATCTGGTTATATTCATTCGACATGAAGGCCGAGATGAAGGCCAGTTTGCCATTCCCCGAGGCCAGCGCGACATTCGGCATCCCCGCCGCAGCCGCAAAGGCCGAGGCTGCGGCCCCGGCCGATGCCATCGCGAGGAAATCGCGCCGCGATACACCATGGGTGTCGAGGCGCTCCATATGACGCCCGACGGCTTTCGGGTCATCAAGATCGCGCATCCAGCGCGGCAGGCTGATTTTGCCCATTTTCGTCTCCTTTTGCTCTGTTCTGCCGGGGCGGGATCCTGCCCGCAGCCCGGGCCTCTGGCGGTTCAGGCCGATTTGTTCGGCGAAGGCCCGTCGAATTTGATCTTGTTGCGCGCGGCATAATCCTCGCGAACCGCGTCGAACTCGCCCTTCGCCTTTGCCTCGGCGAGAGGCGCGGGCAGGCTCCAGCCTTCGGGGCGCGGATAGCCTTTCCAGATCTCTTCGGTCTCGGCGGGGTAGACATAGGCCTGGGGATCCCAGTCATCCGGGTTCAGGACGCGCGAGAATTTGCGGAAATCAAAGGGGTCAACGCCGTTATTGTCGACATAACGCTCGACATAGGCATCGACATTGTCCTTCGTCACCACGGTCGGTTTCCAGAACAGCTGACGTTCTGCCGCGCGCGGTTTCCAGCCATTCGCCACATCATAAAGCCAGCTGGTCAGGAAGGCGCCGGTGAAGACCGGGCTGTTGCCGCTGGTCGAGGTCTGCAGCCCCTCCTGGATTGCCTTTGCCCCGAGCGAGGTGCCATCTGCCCCGCCGACGAAGAAGTCCTCGCCCGGCCTGAGCCCGGCATTCCTGAGCGCGGTCAGCGCCCCCTGGGCCTCGTCATCGTTCTGCGCGACGATCCCCCTCAGCTTGCCGTTGCGGGTCAGAAGATCCTCGGTTGCACGCAGGGATTCCTCGCGCAGCCATTTGCCCGGCAGCTCGTCGGTCTGGCGGATATTCGGGAATTCCTCCAGCGCGAGATTGCGGCCTGCATTGCGCGAGATTTCGCACCAGTTGCCGGGGGTGCCGGTCAGCGCCGCGACCTCGCCCTCGCCGAATTTGTCGGTCACGGCCTGATAGACCGCGCGGGCAACGCCGCGATGGGCCTCGTCCTCATGCGGGTTCAGATAGACGGTGAAGTAGTCGCCAACATCAAAGGGGGTGAACCAGGGCACGCTGTCCCAGATCGCGGCGAAAAAGGTCTGGTTGTCTTCGGCAAACTGCCCGGCGCGGCGCAAAGCCGATCCGTCGAGGATGTTGAAGAACCCGCCGATCGCCTGTTCGGTGCCCAACTGTTCAAACTGCGAAAGCTGCCGCCCGGAATCGATCTGGCCGTCGAAAAAGCTGTAATTCAGCCCAAGCGCAGATGCCGCTTTTTCAGCGCCGAGGCTGACGAGCTGATTATATTCGGTGCTGGCGCTCCAGGCCAGATAGGCCACTTTGTTCGACCCCGAGGCCACCGCGACATTGGGCATGCCAAGTGCCGCCGCCGCCGCACTGGCCGCCACACCGGCCGAGGCGAGCGACAGGAAATCGCGGCGCGAGACGCCACTGGTATCAAGCCGCTCCATATGGCGGTCGATGATCTTTTTCTGCGTGAAATCGGGCAGATGCCGGGGGTTAAAGCTTTTGCGGACCATGATGGCCTCCGTGAGGGTGCAACCGGCCACATCGCGCCGCGACCTGCGGGCGAAGGGCCTGGAAAAAGCGGGGCGGGGAGACCCGGCCCGTAACGGGCCGGGATGGGGGTCAGGCCTTGTTCGGCGAAGGCCCGTCATATTTGATTTTGTAGTGTTCGGCATATTCCGCCGCGACTGCAGCACTTTCGCCATTCTCGCGCGCGGCGACATAGGCGGCGGGGTATTCATACCCCTCGGGCTTGTCGATCCCGGCGAAGTTATTGTCGATATCCAGCGGATAGACCTCGTTCTGCGGATCCCAGTCTTCCGGGTGCAGCACTTTCGACATGCGTTTGTAATCAAACGGTTCGACATCGCCATTGTCGACATAGCGTTCGATCCAGCCGTCGATGTTCGACTGATCCAGTGTCACGGTATGCCAGTTCAGCAGCCGTTCCGGCGCGCGCGGCACCCAGCCATTCAGCACGTCATAAATCCGGGTGGTGAAAAGGGCCGCCGCAAAGGCGCCGGTATTGCCTTTGGTTGCCAGAAGTTCGCCGCTCTTGACCGCTTTTGAGCCGAGCCCGGTGCCCGAGGTGCCAACGACCAGGACATCCTCGCCCGGGCGCAGACCGGCGGCCTTCAGCGCCGCGATGGAGCCAAGTGCGATATCGTCGTCCTGGGTCACGATGCCGACGACATTGGGGTTGCGGGTCAGCAGATCTTCGGTCGCCTTCAGCGCATCTTCGCGGTTCCACAAACCCGGAAGCTCATCAACCAGCTTCGTTTTCGGGAACTTCTCGAAAGCCTGATCGCGGCCCCGGTTGCGTTGCAGCTCCAGCAGGCTGCCTTTCGATCCGGTCACGCCGATGATATCGCCGCCGCCGAATTTCTCGGTGACTTCTGCCAGCAGCACTTCGGTGATTTCGCGATGCGCCGTGACCTCTTCGGAAACCGCGAAAAGGGTGTAATATTCATCGGCGTCAAAGGGCGTGAACCAGGGCAGGCTGTCCCAGACATTGGCGACATAGATCTTGTTTTGCGAGGCGACGCGCGAGATCCCCTTGATTGCGCTGCCATCCGCCAGGTTGAAGATCACGCCATTGGTGCCGCCGGCGACCTGGCTCTCGAACTGGTTATATTGCTTTTCACCATCAAGCGAGCTGTCGAAGGAGCTGTAATTCAGCCCGAGGACCTCACCCGCCTTTTTCGCGGTGCGGTCAAAGGTCTGGTTCCATTCATTGATCAGGAAGCCGGTGAGATAGGCGAATTTGCCGTTTTCCGAGGCAATCGCGGTGGCGGGCAGGCCGAGATAAGCCGCCCCTGCCGCTGCCGCAGCACTTGCCGAGGCAAAGGACAGGAAATCGCGCCGCGACACGCCGCTGGTGTCGAGCCGCTCCATATGGGCGTCGATCACCTTGCGGCTGGTGAAGTCGGGCATCCGACGGGCGAGGTCTTTGAAGTTCATAGCGTAGTGCCTTGGCTCAGGTTGGTAAAAGTTACTCTGCGGGGACGGGCGCGGCTTTTGCGACGGGCGCTGCGGATGTCGCAAACGCACCGCGATAGCGGCTGGCCGGGTGGCGGGTGTTGACGCGGGCGCCCTCGCCGAGGATTTTTTCGCGATAGGTGCCGGGGGCGTAGTCGCGCTGCGCGAGGCCGCGTTTTTGCAGCTCCGGCACCACATGTTCGGCAAATTCCAGGAACGACGCCGGCAGGCGGTGATAGCTGACATTGACGCCGTCAATCCCGGCCTCCTGCCAGACTTCCAGCGCATCGGCGATGCTTTCCGGCGTGCCGATGATATTACCGGCTTTGGCATAGACCTGGCCCAGATCGCGCACTTTCGGGATGACGCCGGGGTTCGAATCCTCAAAGGCCCGCACCACGCCCTGAACGCCCTCAATCTCCAGCTCTTTCACCGGGCGTTCGGGATCCAGCACGCCCAGATCAATGCCCAGATCGCGGCTGAGATGGGCGAGGTAACCATCGAGGCTGACATCCTCGGCAATGTCACGCGCCTTGCGTGCCGCCTCTTCCTCGGTCGAGCCGATGATGAAGCTCATGCCCTGGATATATTTCAGATCGCCGATCTTGCGCCCGGCCTCGACCAGATAGCGGTTGGTTTCCTCGATCTGGCGGCGCGCGCCTTCGGGCTTTTGTGCGACGATATAGGTGCCCTCGGCATTCCTTGCCGCAAAAGCGCGGCCAGCGGTCGAGGACCCGGCCTGGAACAGCAGCGGCACCCGCTGCGGCGAGGGTTGCGACAGATGGGGCCCAAGCACCTTGTAGCGTTTGCCCTCATGATGGATGCGGTGGATTTTCGCCGGATCGGCGTAGCGGTTGCCTTTCTTATCGGCCAGCACCGCGCCCTCGTCCCAGGAGCCTTCCCAGAGCTTATAGACCACGTCGATATATTCATCGGCCCAGGCGTAACGCTCATCATGTTTGACAATGCGGTCGAGCCCGAAATTCTGCGCGGCGTTATGGCTGACCGAGGTCACGAGGTTCCAGCCGATCCGCCCTTTTGAGAGGTGATCCAGCGTCGAGATCTTGCGGGCAAAATTGAACGGATGTTCCTGCAGGATCGACGAGGTCAGCGTGAGCCCCAGCTGATCCGTCGCGCCCACCAGCGCGGCAATCAGCGCGCCGGAATCATTGATCGGGATCTGCACGGCCTCTTCGATATAGGTCTCCCACCCGCCCTTATAGGCCGGGTCGACCCCGATGATATCGGCGGAAAAGAGGGCGTCGAATTTCGCGGCCTCCAGCGCTTTTGCCAGCGTGGTCCAGGTGTTCAGATCGTTGAATTCGGTTTGCAGCGTATCATCGCGGCGCCAGAGGCCGTGATGGATATGCGAGACGGAATTCATCACGAACCCGTTGAGGATAAGACGTTTGGTCATGGGGATTTGCCTTATTTGATGACCTGATCGGCGCCGGATTTGCGGCTGACCAGAACGGCAGCGATGACGACGAGGCCCTTGATGATCATCTGCAGGAATTGCGAGACGCCCATCAGATTGAGGCCATTGTCGAGGATCGCGATGATGAGAACGCCGATCAGCGTGCGGTGAACGCCCCCGACACCACCGGCCAGCGAGGTGCCGCCGACCACGATGGCGGCAAGGCTGTTCAGCAAAAGATCCGAGCCCAGCGATGGCCCCGCCGCGCCAAGCCGCGCGACCGCCAGGATCGCACCAAAGCCCGCCAGCAGCCCTGACAGCGCGAAGGCGTAAAGCTTGTACCGCTCCACCGGGACGCCGGCGGTGCGCGCAACCTGTTCGCCGCCGCCGATCAGATACATATAGCGGCCAAAGCGGGTGCGGCTCCCGATGACGACCAGCACCACCCAGGCGAGGATCGCCCAGAGCGCGATATTCGGCAGGCGCGGGATCCATTGCCCGATCGAGATATTCTCCAGCCCCGGCGCGTTGAACTGGATGGCGCGGCCATCAAGCAGCGTCAGTGCGATGCCGGAGAACACCGAAAGCGTGCCGAGGGTGACGATGAAAGACGGGATCTTGCCGCGGGTATAGATCAGCCCGTTCACCAGCCCGAGGCCCGCGCCCACAAGGGCGGCAAAGGGGATCACCAGCCAGCCGATGTTCAGCGCATTCAGCACCGAGACCGAGACCGCGCCCACCAGCAGCACAATCGCGCCGACCGAGAGGTCAATCGACCCCATCAGCACAATGAAGGTCGCGCCAAGGCAGACGATCAGCAGCGTCGCCGCCTGGCCGCTCACAGCCGAGAAATTGCGCAAAGTGGCGAAGCTGTCGGTGGCAAAGCTGAAGAAGACGAACAGCGCCAGCACGACCCCGATGGGGAACCAGAGCGAGGTCTCGACCTTTGCAAAAAGGCCGGTGAGGGGCGAGAGGAAGGTGCGGCCTTCCGGATGCGGGGCGGTGGTCATTCTGCGGCTTCCAGCTGTGTTTCAGGTGCGGCGGTTTTGGCGTCAGGGGCAGGGGCGGCCACGGGTTGCGCCGGGGGCGCGGCCTGGCCGGGATCGCTCAGCATCAGGCCGACAAGGGTCTGTTCCGAGGGTTTGTCATCGGCGGGGGCAGGCACGTCGGCCACCACGCCACCATGTTGCAGGATCAGGATGCGGTTCGAGAGGCCGATCAGTTCCAGCAGCTCATCGGTGATCAGGATGATCGCGACGCCCTGATCGGTCAGGTCGCGCAAGACGCGGTAGATTTCCTGTTTCGCCCCGGCATCGACCCCGCGGGTCGGGTTGTCGAGGATCAGCACATCGGGCTTGCGCTCCAGCCAGCGGGCCAGCACCACCTTTTGCTGATTGCCGCCCGAGAGCCGCGACATGGCAAGGTCCGGCGTCGCCGAACGGATCGCCAGCGTGTCGATATGGCTGCGGACCGCACGGCGCTCTTTCCGGCCGCGCCAGATCCCGAAGCGGTTCGAGAACAGATCGCCGCCGCTGCCGGTCGAGAAATTCCAGGCGGTGGGGAAGCTTGCGATGATGCCATCTGCGAGACGCTCGGCGGGGATATAGCCGAGGCCTTCGCGGGTGGCGCGGCCGATTTCGGGGCGGCGGAACGGGCGCGCGCCAAGTGCGACCTCGCCGGCAAGCGGGCGGATCACGCCGGCAATCGATTTGCCCAGCCGCGATTTCCCGGAATCGAGAAGGCCACCAATGCCGAGGATCTCGCCCGGGCGGATCTCCAGGCTGACCTCGGGCCCGTCGGCCAGCACCCGCAGCCCTTTCGCACGCAGCGCAGGGCTGGCGGGCAGGGCGGTTTGCTGCCGGTTCTCGTAATAATAGTCAGTGGCGCGTTCGCGCCCGACCATGAAACCATGCAGCCGGTGCTCGTCGGTTTCCTGCGGCGTGACGCGGGTGACCATCTCGCCATCTTTCAGCACATAGATCACATCCGAGATCTCCAGCACCTCGGTCAGCCGGTGCGAGACGAAGAGAAGCGAGCCATATTGCCGGATCTTGCGCACCAGATTGAAAAAGCTTTCCTCATCGCGCCGGTCCAGCGCCGAGGTCGGCTCGTCCAGCAGCACCAGAGGTTCCGTGACCCCGCGCAGAAGTTTCGGCGTCAGGCAGGCGCGGGCGATCTCGATGGATTGTCGGGTCGAGAAATCATAATCGCCGGTCTTGCGACGGACATCGACATCCAGCCCCGCCTCCTGAACGATTTCCCGCGCGGCGCGGATCATCGCATCACGGTCAACCCATTGGCCGAACCGGGTGAATCGCGCCTCTTCACCCAAAAGCAGGTTTTCATAGACCGGCACATTCTGGACGAGGGATTGTTCCTGAAAGACGCGGGTGATGCCCTGCGCCACCGCCGCGCGGTGGCTCGGCGGGCTAAAAGGGGCGCCGGCGAGGTGCAGCGTGCCATGATCGGGCGCAGTCAGGCCCGAAAGGATGTTGAATATGGTCGATTTCCCGGCGCCATTCTCTCCCACAAGGGTCACCACCGATCGGCGCGGCACGTCAAAAGAGACGTCCGAAATCACCTGCACGGGGCCATAGGATTTCGAAAGGTTGCGCACTTCCAGCAGGTTGCCGCCAGTGTGTGCCGCGTCCCCCGGCCTCTGCGCCGGGATGGAGTTCCATTCTGATCTGGATGACATTTCGCCTGTTCCGGGATGGATGCGACGAGCCTCTCTTTGCCCGGGGACAAAAAGTCTGGCTCGCCACCGGCCACGGACCTCCGCAGCCTCATTCCGGTGAATATAGGCAGATCAGAGAGTAAGTGTTTCCAAACAAACCCCGTTTGCGGCAATGCAGCATTCTTAAATCACGATTCTTACAGGCGATATTTTCTCTGCCTCGCCTGTCAGGTGCATTTTGCTGAAATTACGGATCGATTCTGAGAGATTATTGCCCACAGATCCGAGGGGTGGCGCGTGGCTATTTCCTGCAGGTGCAGAATATTTTTCGCCTTAAGTGGTGTCGAACAGATCATATCTTCTGTTGAGCGCATTCCTTCCAATTCGACCCGGCTAATTGGCAAGAATTGCCCGGATCGACGCCTAGAATGATAAAGATATGACTGTGCCCTTCGTGTCATCTGTTCCGGCGCCAGGCCCCTGACCACAAGCGTTGCGGGAGGCCGGCATCAGATGCGGAGATATCCATGAAATTCCTGAAACAGGCCGGCGGATGGTTTTCGCCCGATGATACTGCGGCGGTTGACGGTCACCTTGACCGGCTCGACACGAAAGGTGTCTCGCGGCGCGATCTGCTGGCGCTCGGGTCGGCGGGGCTGGCGGCGACCGCTTTCGCCGGGATCAGCGGCCTGCCGAATGTGGCGCTTGCCTCGGCGGATGGCAAACTGGCCTATCTGGCCTGGACCAGCCGGGTCGAATTCATGATCCAGGCGAGCCGCGCGACCGAAGCCGCCACCCGTGAGCTTGGCTTTTCCTACAGCTATCTCGACGGGCAGATGAGCAGCCAGACCCAGCTGGACCAGGCTGAGCAGCAGCTGGGCCTTGGCGTGAATGCGATCATCCTGCATGCGCCCGATGGCAGTGCAGTGCGGCGGATCGCGGAATATTCGGCGCAGAACAAGACCTATTTCTCGAATGTCTGGGCGACGTTACCCTGGCTGACCCCCTTCGATGTCAGTGATTACTACACGCTCTATGCCGTGCCCGAAGAGTTCACGGCCCATGGCGCGGTGACGCGGATCCTGCTTGATGAGGTGACAAAGCGCTTTGGCGGCGGCAAGATTATCGGGGTGACCGGGGTGCCCGGGTTCTCGACCGATACGGTGCGCAGCCGGGGTCGCGACGCGGCCTTTGCCGATTTCCCCAAAACCACGCTTGCCGACCAGCTGCCGGGCCTCTTCAACCGCGAAGATTCGCTCAAGGCCGCCCAGGACCTGCTGACCCGCCACCCCGATATAAGGGGCGTCGTGGCGCAGAATGACGATGTGGCGATGGGGGTGATCGCGGCGCTGCGCGCAGCCGGACTGGTGCCGGGCGAGGATGTTCTGGTGGTTGCCGCTGATGGCACGGCCGAGGGGCTGCTGGCGGTAAAAAGCGGGCAGTTGTTGGCCACTTC
It encodes:
- a CDS encoding RidA family protein, encoding MADPRLIRYDIADPQAGGSRRPFARAVRAGDYVHVSGQVPTIDGEVVQGGIIAQTEAVIENLKAVLKLAGCGLEDVIKVTCWLEDPRDFTSFNAVFEKHFIDHPPARSTVESRLMVDAKIEIDAIAWKPL
- a CDS encoding ATP-binding cassette domain-containing protein, which codes for MSGLLAWLNLTDRFLDQLSGGQRQRAFMAKVLAQKTDYTLLDEPLNNLDVKNARAMMLALRTAVRALNKTVVMVLHDINCASVCSDRFIAMQAGHVIREGSAGKIHDKEIEALDIENRRFAVYYGALLSHCGAVSPMIGQPLPVWRVCR
- a CDS encoding sugar ABC transporter substrate-binding protein → MGKISLPRWMRDLDDPKAVGRHMERLDTHGVSRRDFLAMASAGAAASAFAAAAGMPNVALASGNGKLAFISAFMSNEYNQILNGAFESATKALDFSYTGLDSQFDGERQFNQFEQQVTSGVQAGIFNLADGGTIRGVSRLAQENKVWVANVWDSLPWFTPFEASDYWTLYTVPEEFEAHRAVTAKLLAAVTEKFGGGDIVGVTGTNGNLTDLQRSRGRDDAFRDFPKTRLVDTLPGKWNREDSLKATEDLLTRHPGLKGVVAQNDDVAQGAIAAIQAAGLRPGEDILVVGADGTSLGAQAIRDGKQLATSGNSPAYAAAILTGRIYDVSHGWVPRASERLLNWRSLTVTAENVETYIERYVDTNGLDPFDYRKISKVLHPDDWDPQAEVFPLDVDKAWAGVDRPEGWEYPAPYLAARDNGEWDQLRAEYADHYKIKFDGPSPHKAT
- a CDS encoding sugar ABC transporter substrate-binding protein, with protein sequence MVRKSFNPRHLPDFTQKKIIDRHMERLDTSGVSRRDFLSLASAGVAASAAAAALGMPNVAVASGSNKVAYLAWSASTEYNQLVSLGAEKAASALGLNYSFFDGQIDSGRQLSQFEQLGTEQAIGGFFNILDGSALRRAGQFAEDNQTFFAAIWDSVPWFTPFDVGDYFTVYLNPHEDEAHRGVARAVYQAVTDKFGEGEVAALTGTPGNWCEISRNAGRNLALEEFPNIRQTDELPGKWLREESLRATEDLLTRNGKLRGIVAQNDDEAQGALTALRNAGLRPGEDFFVGGADGTSLGAKAIQEGLQTSTSGNSPVFTGAFLTSWLYDVANGWKPRAAERQLFWKPTVVTKDNVDAYVERYVDNNGVDPFDFRKFSRVLNPDDWDPQAYVYPAETEEIWKGYPRPEGWSLPAPLAEAKAKGEFDAVREDYAARNKIKFDGPSPNKSA
- a CDS encoding sugar ABC transporter substrate-binding protein, translated to MNFKDLARRMPDFTSRKVIDAHMERLDTSGVSRRDFLSFASASAAAAAGAAYLGLPATAIASENGKFAYLTGFLINEWNQTFDRTAKKAGEVLGLNYSSFDSSLDGEKQYNQFESQVAGGTNGVIFNLADGSAIKGISRVASQNKIYVANVWDSLPWFTPFDADEYYTLFAVSEEVTAHREITEVLLAEVTEKFGGGDIIGVTGSKGSLLELQRNRGRDQAFEKFPKTKLVDELPGLWNREDALKATEDLLTRNPNVVGIVTQDDDIALGSIAALKAAGLRPGEDVLVVGTSGTGLGSKAVKSGELLATKGNTGAFAAALFTTRIYDVLNGWVPRAPERLLNWHTVTLDQSNIDGWIERYVDNGDVEPFDYKRMSKVLHPEDWDPQNEVYPLDIDNNFAGIDKPEGYEYPAAYVAARENGESAAVAAEYAEHYKIKYDGPSPNKA
- a CDS encoding NtaA/DmoA family FMN-dependent monooxygenase (This protein belongs to a clade of FMN-dependent monooxygenases, within a broader family of flavin-dependent oxidoreductases, the luciferase-like monooxygenase (LMM) family, some of whose members use coenzyme F420 rather than FMN.), giving the protein MTKRLILNGFVMNSVSHIHHGLWRRDDTLQTEFNDLNTWTTLAKALEAAKFDALFSADIIGVDPAYKGGWETYIEEAVQIPINDSGALIAALVGATDQLGLTLTSSILQEHPFNFARKISTLDHLSKGRIGWNLVTSVSHNAAQNFGLDRIVKHDERYAWADEYIDVVYKLWEGSWDEGAVLADKKGNRYADPAKIHRIHHEGKRYKVLGPHLSQPSPQRVPLLFQAGSSTAGRAFAARNAEGTYIVAQKPEGARRQIEETNRYLVEAGRKIGDLKYIQGMSFIIGSTEEEAARKARDIAEDVSLDGYLAHLSRDLGIDLGVLDPERPVKELEIEGVQGVVRAFEDSNPGVIPKVRDLGQVYAKAGNIIGTPESIADALEVWQEAGIDGVNVSYHRLPASFLEFAEHVVPELQKRGLAQRDYAPGTYREKILGEGARVNTRHPASRYRGAFATSAAPVAKAAPVPAE